CCCCCAGCACCAACTCTGGGAGCTAGCAGACACTGTCCACAGGCCCAGGGCTGAGGGAGCAGCAAGTTTGAAACCCCTGCACCATGGCAACAGGGAGCGTCCCTCGACAGGGCCACCCTATATATGAGGCAGGGTGGGGCCCTGGCACCCTGAACAACCACTACTGACAGGCATGGAGAAGTGCCAGGGAGGGgccagggtgggcaggggaggggtccTAGGGGATGGGGTTATTAATGGCCATGGAGGAAGCCTGCTTCCTCCTTCTCCAGAAGCCAACCTAGAGCTCAGGAACAGAGAAAGACACCCCAGGCTCTGGCCCTCTGGCACACAGTCCCTCACATGCCCAAGTCACAGCTTAGAGGACACCAAAGGGCAGGCAGACCCCTGGGGCACTCACAATCATGGCGGGCACTGTGCCCGCTGTAGGGCAGGGCGGCCACGTGCCCCCGCAGCTCTCCATCAGGGAAGTCCTTCGTGCCCACATTCAGGAACAGCTCATTCTGCAGCAGCATATGAGCCCCTCGGGCACCCAGTCCAGGGCAGACACCCACGGCCTGGGGGGCAGGGAATGGTGAGCCCTAGCTGCCGCCTGCCAGGTCCCAGATAAACTCCTCCTCAGCTTTCACACAAGCCAAGATTCTGAAGCCTTTCTCTGTTTTGTGCCCCATTACACCCATACACACTCCCACACACCAGTCACACTGGATAACAACCTTGCAGGCCCAGGTTCAAGTCCCTTCTCTGCCACTGCCTACCTATGTAACAATCTTGAggagttatttaacctctttaatCCCTTCACtttgtcatctataaaataggtagtatgaaagcaaaaaaatatataagtaagGCACCCAGTGCAGTATGTGGCACATAGAAAGGCTAAGTGGCAGCCATTGCTATCACATCAATTATTATATGATCTACTGCGCTGCTCTCCCTAACTCCTCCCATTTGACATGAGcttgctgaggacagagaccacatctgattttctttattctccagttcCTAGCCTGAGTCTCACTAAAAATGTGTCAGTGAATCAATGTGTCAATGAGAGCTGAGCATCCCCGCTCATCCAACCTGGCTTCTCACAGTACCCGCCCTGTCAGCTCTGCGGCCAGGGCCCAGCTTCGCTGGAAGCACTTACCATGTGTCCTCCCAGCTGGAGTCCAGCCATATGGCACAGGACTGTACGCTGGTTCTTCCGCTGAGGCTTGGTCTCCAGCGTCATGGCTACCACCTCACTGCCTGTACCTACCACTTGCACCTGGTGGGCAGGTTGGAGAGGGCAAAACTGGAGTGGCGAAGAAGGTCTAGGGCCTGAAGCATTGCAGGCCAAAGCCACACCCTGCCCTGCTGTTTTCCCACCTCCTGCAGTTCCTGACCTTACCTGGTAGATCAGGGAGCCATTTCCTAGCAGTGTAAGGCTGGCTGAACCTGCTGCACCTGTCTGAACTGGCATCAGGGCATCAGCCCCACAAAGGACACTTTGCAGGACTGCAGAGGGGCAAGACAGGTTAAAGCAGGCTTCCTCCATGGCCATTAATAACCCCAGCCCCCAGGACCCCTCCCCTACCCACTCTGGTCCCTCCCTGGCACTTGTCCATGCCTCTCAGTAGTGGGTGCTCAGGGTGCCAGGGCCCACCCTGCCTTACCATCGCAGCTCTGCCTGGCAGTAATGTGTCCACTGATGCGCAGCCCtggcccacctgccctctccaggGCCATCTGCAGCTCCCCCAGCACAAGCCAGTCCATTTCCTGGGCTGTCAGGTTAGGCAACACCTCAGCGAAGCCTGGTTCCTGAGGACAGAGCAGGGTGTGGTGAGCTCAGCATGAGGCCAGAGCAGGTGGCAGAAAAGGCCAGACCCTCAACTACCTGGGCTGAGGTGTTGGCCTGGAGCTCTCGCAATAGCTGCCCCTGGTGTAGAATCTGTAGCTGCAAGGGAACCTGAACTGGTCCTGCAAAAGACAAGGATAGATACCTCTGAGAGATAGATGCTATCCCCACCTTCCTCACACACTCTTCCCCCATCCCACTTACCCCCACTCCTAGATTCCATCAGCCCGCGGAAGAGCAGCAAAAAGTGCAAGGAGTCCTCTGTGTCACTGAGAGTGAGCAGGGTGATGCCCCCTGCACCCTGCTGTGGGTGGCCTTCCAGGGTCAGGATGGCACTGAAGGTCTCTAGTGGAGGAAGGACCATGAGAGCCCATCAGGATGTTCCTTGCTCAGCGCACTCTATTCCTGAGCAGGCTCAGAGCTTCACATCCAGGGGCCATCTGCTCTCCTCACCTGCAGCCAGGGCCCGGTGCCGGAGGAGAGGCCCCCAGACTTCCCCAGAAGGGTGAGTGGGTGTCATCAGTGCCACATGCAGCTGTTCTGCCCTAAGGAGCCTCAAAGACAACCGAGGGACTGCCCGCCACACCCCACAGACCTGGAGAGAGAGACAAGAAGGCCTGCTCAAACAGTATTCAAGACAGGCCAGCTGAAgccaactcacagactccaagaagggactagcagttaccaaaggaaggggtttgggagggaggatggagaggcagggagaaggggattaaggggcattagaattagcacacacaatataggtaggtcacagggaaggcagtacagcacagagaagacaagtagtgactctgtagcatcttactatactgatggacagtgactgcaatggggtgggagagacaataatatgggtgaatattgaaatcacaatgttgctcatgtgacaccttcataagattgtatatcaatgataccttaatttaaacaAACAAAGACAGGCCAGCTGAGGCCCAGCATTGGTGAGGAAGAAATAGAGGAAAGGCCCTTCTAAAAAGCTTGAAAAGGGGCCTGGAGCCAGATGctagggttcaaatcctggctcactcacttattagctgtgtgaccttgagcaaatcacatTCTGCTACtgagcctcatctgtaaaatgggcaccaTAATGTGGTGCCTTCTTCTCCCTGGGCTGCTGAGAGGACCAAAGGAGGCAATGAAGAGCATGCTTTCAGCACCCAGTGCCCAGACTGGATAAACACTCAAAAATGGCATCAGCTCACCAGGCCATCTTGGGTGAGGGCTGCAGGGTGTTCAAACAGGACACTGCCAGTGGAATCTGAGAAGCGGATTCGGGTAGGGCGGTCCAGCCTGGAAATGAGGTTTCCACTAGAACCACTCTGAGCCTGGGCCAGAAGCAGCCCCTCCAGCCTCTCCTaattctccctccccactgccaggGGAGTCCTTCTCCCGCCTTCCCCTTTCTCACCGCTGGTAGGAGATGGAGAAACGCAGGCTAGAACGTAGCAGCGACACTCGCGCCCGAGCTACGGCCTGCGACCTCGGCCCTGTCAGCAGCGCCACGAAGTCTGCGAGGGGAGGAAGATGCCCCCTAGTGCCGTCACCCGCTGCGGTGGCCCGGACCCAAAGACGACCCCAGTCTCCGACCGGCTCCTGCTTACCTGTGTGGCCGTCCCCACGTGCCCGATCTTCAGCGCCTGGCTCCCCACGGTCGCTGTAGCTGCGGTGCTCCGGGTCCCGCGGGTACTCGAAGGCCGGGCCGGTCGGCTGCCTCTCGGGACCGCTGCGCTCTATGCGGGAGATAGGGGACACGGGCGTCAGCTGAGTACAGGGAGGGCCAGTTGGCTGCTCCATCGGCCCCATCCGGCTCAGGACTAAATATCGCCGCCTGCCGCCCTCCCGTCACTACGGAGCGGGCCTTACCCTGGGGGCAGGTCTGGCAGCAGTGCCCTGGCAGCTGGCGCGGCTGCCCACAGGCCAGGGTTGGGCAGTTGGGTTTGATGTTCTTGCAGCTGACCCTGCCAGGGCCCCTAGCGCGGCGACCCCACTGAGGCTGCTCGCAGAGAAGACGGGAAAACCAAGTGAGTACAAGACGTCAATCAGTAAGACCCAAGGGCCAGCAGGGCAGAGTCACCGGACCTGGGCCAAGTTGTTCCACGCACCGAGTCAGACCGCTCTGCTACTTACAAGCTGCATGACcctaggcaagttacttaacttctctgggtccTAGGGTCCCTATCTGgaaaattgggataataatagtatctagcTAGGAGGGTTGTTTAAGTGAGAGACGACAAAGAGCCTGACACATAGTTGGCGATCAATAATAGTCAACACCTGAGATTTAAAGGGGGTCCTTCCTCAGCCCTTCCTCTGCCAAAAAATATTCCCAGTATCTGCAGACTCGCGTCTTTTTCTTCAGCAGCTCCGAGTCCACTCCGACGTCCGCCCCAGGACCCCAGCGCTCCGCCACCCGCGAGGGCCAGGGCCACGGCGGTTGGGCCCACTCACTGCCTCGCAGGCGCACAGCACGCAGCGCATCACCCCAAAGGGCTCCCCCAGGTCCGGGTGCCACGTCTCGTCCAAGGCATAGACCTTCCCGCCGAAGGAGCAGCCTGCAGGGATGGGCTTGGCTAGCGGCCGCTGTCCGGCTCCTGCGGTGTGCCCGCCCCGGGTGCCTGGGCAAGACGCGCTTTGCGGCCCCCTCCCACTCCTCCAGGCCGCCCGCCACGCTGAGCCACCTGCGCCCGGCGTCCCCTCCGGGCCGGTGCGGGCTTCTCTCCGGGTCGGGCTGCCCGCTGGCGCCTCTCCCCGGGGCGCCCACCTACCTGTCGCCCCCCGAATGGGCAGCGGCTCCTTCTCCGGCCGGATGGGCAACGCAAGGGGCTCGGGGCCGGCGCCGAGAGCCGGCCGAGAGCCGAGCAACAGCAGCCCAAGGAGCAACAGCGGGGCCGGCGGGGCCGGGAGGCTCGGCATGACGCGAACGGGACAGCTGGGGaggcgggagggaggagggagcaggagagggaggagggaggtgggaggagggccgGGCCGGGGGCGGTACGGCGGGAGGGGGCCGGGGCCAGGGCCCGGGCAGTGCTGCGAGGGGCTCGTCGGGCAGCCTGAGTCGCTGCCGAGCCGGGCGGGGCGGGAGGAGCGGCCGGGAGGAGCGCGGGCGGACGGGCGCTGACCCGGGCCGTACGCGGCTCTAGTGCCCCGGCGCCGGCTCTGGCCCGTTTTATGCCCGGCGCCCGGCGCCCCGGCCGGGGGCCTCCTCCTCAGCAAacggggaggcggcggcggctcgGCGAGGGGCCGGGCTGAGCCCGGGGGGTCCGGCCCAGCAGCAGCGGCCCGGATCacgagtgggggaggggagggaggggctgggaccgggcaggggaggagggaggggctgcaggggaaAGGGGAGCGGAGGAggtagggggaggggagggaccagGGGGCGCGAGGAAGGGAGGAGTGGCGGGTCTGGAGCCCCCCGCTGCCGGCCGGCGGCCACAAGGCCGCTGGACCGGGAGGTGCTTGTCCAGCCCAGGACGAGAGCCCCaggccagggaggggcagaggctgggcctgAGGCCTGAGCCGGCCACTGGGCTAGGGCTCGGTTCCTACCGGAAGGATGAAGACTTGCCTCAAGGATGACAACGGGCAGGAAAGGCCCATCAACTGATCTCCCCTGACTCTGGATCACAGCACCTCTCAAACCCCATCCCACCCACACTCACTGCCTAGCCTGTGTCCCTAGTTCTTCTCTGAGATCTCTACTTACGCTCCTGTTCTCATCAACAAGGACTTAGCCAGAAACGGGCAGTGGCTCCTTTGGAGCTGGTAACAGTTTCCCTCCCTGCTGTAACCTGTTCTCAGGCCCATCCAACCATCAGCATCCCCAACCTGACATGCATTCTCACCCTCTTCCTTCACCCAGGGGACCCGCtgcctctccaccccaccccagcctcctttgtctTGGTTTCCTTGTCATgactgcctccctctcccctcccacccccacacacccACCATCTTCCCAACATCCCAGCACCCTCCTTCCTAATCTTGGGAGGCATCTCCTCTGGCTGAACTGGAGAATTCCGGGATCTAGGCCATACTCCTTAGCCGACAGCCCCATCcttgggaggaggagcaggagagagCCTGAGGAAgaactggggtggaggggagtgaTGGAAACAATGTCAGGCCAGAAGGcccctgaggacagagactgtggGGAGACTGGGATTGAGGGGAGAGTAAAGGAACCAGAGCCGGGGCCAAAGGAAGAGGGGGGCCAGCGAGAGGTATTTGCGGGGGAGGTTCAGCAGCTGTCTTTCCCAAGATAGGGACACATGGGCCTGGTTATTCCTCTTGTCATATGTGGAGTGGTAGGAGATGGAAGAGGGAGCAAGACAGGGCAAGCAAAGGCAGGTATGGGTACAGAAATTAGCAGGCTTAGCTGTCTGAGCCACTGGGCCCCAGCAGTGGGGCATCTGAGCACAGTGTAACCCAGCACACACCTCCTCACCTCACAGTCCTCCCAAACTGTCCAAACCTTTACCACTGACCCAATGACAGGATCATTCTCTAGAAGAGCAACACCCACATTACCATTAGGAAAGGGAGGATCAAACACAACCCCCAGGGAATTATAGGAGAGCAAAAGTCCTACTAAATTTTAGCAGGTGCAGTGTCCAGGGAAAAGAAATTAAGCAAGCCAGGAACTGAAAAACCCACTAATCTAAAACCAGACCTCTGTGCCTCTCCCCGAGGGACAAAAATGTCCTGCCAGATTCCTCCTGGAAAAACCTATCCCCCCAACTGCTGTCCTCCCCAGCCAGGTCCCAGGTTTCCCATCTCCTAGGAACAGATGGATCTCCCTATTCAGATCCTCCCTGTGGTGTATGTGGGTGGAGGAGCTGGGCTCCACTCATGGACCATGGTCCAGGCAGGGGCTCCAGGTCCAATGTGGGGGGGAGGAGAAGGCGTCACTTCCGGGGGCCCTTGCCAATGTCTGATGGTTCCCTGCTCTCTGATTGGATAGAAGTGGCCAGGGCAGGCGTGTGACCCCACTGCTGTGGAGGAGCTATGCCCCAACGCCACATGTCTTCCTACCCATCTGCTCCCCAGAGTGCTACCCGCTCTGCACCTGGGTCTAGGAACCCTTCTCTACCTGGTAAGTGGCAAGCAGGGTTTGGAGCTCAGTGAGGGTAGGAAGGACAGGAAAGAGGAATTGAGCTCtcagctgggggaggggcaggcaaaCTGGAACCTACAGGCACTGACCTTTGTCGAGAAGATTGTAGCCTTCCCAGAATGGGAGGAGCAGGACAGAGCAGGGATAGGGGGTGGGGTGCTGGGTTCTAAGGGACTGATCACAGACTTGGTAGAATATAGCACAGTCCTGGCTGGCCCTAAGGAAAGGGTACATGGGTCTAGAAAGGAAATAAGAGAGGAGGTGCATTTAGGGCTTCAGGAGCATAACACCAAGCTGAACATAGCCCAATCCCCATTCTAACCAGTCATTTCTAGTTAGCTTAAGATTCTGAATCTTGGGGCTGGGGAAGCTGGGTCAGGCAAGCCAGGGCCCAAAGGAGAGGGTAATGGGAGGAGGCTCATGCATGTTGACAGACCTACAGGAAATCCCAATATTGAATCAGGTGCAGGCCTCTTTGCACAACTTGTGAAAGAAGGAGGAAGCCATGTGGGGGGTCCTGTGAAGGTACCGGAATGGGTCTacagagggggcagggaggaaggtgCGGGCTATGAGACAAACATGGTGTCTAGGTGATGTAAGCCATGTAAGACAGGCGCCTCTCTCAAAAGTGGCCATTCTTGGGAAACTTGCCTTCAGCCCATCTCTTCACCTTGGACAAATAACCCAGTATTTCAGAACTTGGAGTGCAAAGAAAAACTCTAAGAGCTTTATATGTGGgggcaaatgaaagaacaagaggtTAATTTCTCCCACACCACCCTCTGTTAATCTCTCCATCACTGACCTCTAGtagttcagttttctttttgccCAGTTCTCCCCCTCACCCCACTCCCCAATCTACTCCTTAACACATTGCACATGTTTGCTAGTTCCTCATCCTGACTCCATATGCCGTTTTCCAATCTCTTCTCCAGGCTTGTGGCACAATACTTCCATTCTCTATCCCCACCCCAGCTTCTCTCCAAACAGCTGAAGTTGCTCAAAAATTGGGGCCAattaagatgtgtgtgtgtgtacatatccTATCCTGCTGCTCTCTCCGCAGGAGGCAGGAACGCAGAGACCCATTTCAGATTCACTGAGGAACCCTGACAAAGAGGAGACACCATGTGCTACAATCACAAGAAAACATGACAACAGTCAGAGTTTTAGCAATTCTAGGCTGGTCAGCATTGCAAGCCCTCCCAGCATCTGTTCCCCCAGCCAGGCAGCCTTTTCCTTGAAACTTGATTAAATGTTCATTATTCCTGTCATTTGCAGGATAGAACCCAGACCTTCTTCCTTGGCCCACCTGTGCCCCACCCAACTCTGCCCAGAAGTGCAAGAGCCTAAGCCGCCTCCATGGCCCCCGGAAGGATTCAGGGGAGAGGCCCCATACAGGGAGCCACTCCAAGCAGACAGCCCGGCCAGAATGGAGCGGACTGGTAAGAATGTACCTGAGGGACCTGGGGCCAAACCAGACCATGGTagaaggcaagagaaagaaaatgtgcttCAGGCAGGGAGGGCTGAGGAATCTCCCAGGAAGAAGGCATCTGAGCCACAGAGTACCTGATTTCAGGAATGGGTCCTAAATGGGAATTCTTGGACCTCCAACCAACAATGATTTCTTCCTTATCCACCCCTTTCACCCTCACCTCTCCTCATCTAAGAACTGCTCCTCGTGGTCATACTTCTCCTAACTTCAAGACTAACTCCATCTAGCCCGGCTCctcctgcctgtgacccccgactCCTAAATAAACTGCTTCGTGACTCACACGTCCTTCACAGCAGACTGGTGAGAATCCCCAAGCACTCTTCCTTCTGTCTAACTGGTAAGATACCCTCCCTCCCATCACTTTCTCTATCTGTGATCCAATCACTATTCTTCCAATATTGTCTTTGGTAAGACCACCACCTCCCCATCACCACTCCTTGACAAGGGTTATGATTTGCAATCAAATCCCCTTTTAAAAGCTCTAGTCTGCATATAGTACTCACAGAAACCTCTCCTGGTCATTGGGACACCGTACCCCTCTGTGTTTCAGCTCCTTTCTCCCCCACTCTCTTACCACCCAATCTTTTTCAACAGAGCCAGTGCCCAGACGTTAAGCCTTTGTCTACACCTGTCCTGCTGCCTGCTGTGGACTTCAGCTTAGGAGAATGGAAATCCCAGACAGTAAGAAAGCCATCCCTTCCATTCCCTTGCTTTCCCTAAGTCCTGTTTCCTACTGCTTTGTGTGGATTCTTAAAAATCCAGACCTCTCTAAAAATATCTCACCTTGAGCTTGGCCACCCTAACCTAATCCACATTCTACTATGACGATAGCCTCTGGATAAGATGATGGCTTACAGTCCGAGTATGCAAATAGATTCGAAGCTGAATACCATGAAAAGCTGGATAGAAGTCTATCATGGTCATGCCTTTGACCTATGCCATTCAACCTTAAGTTGGCATGAAGGGGTAAGATTGATGATCTATCATCCTCACATGACACAGAACTGGGAGACACagctaaaacaacaaaaaacagaatcAAGATTAAAACTGATGAAACACTAAGTCAAATACAAggtgaaatttatatatataattctacGTGTGTAAAATAACTGGTTGAAGTCCTATTCCAGCTTTCAGGTCACATCGCCCCTGCTTCCCTCATATAAACTTCTAGCCCTAGAGCCTATGAAAAAGATCTGGGAGGACTGAGTTGGCTCCTCCGAACTTAGGTTGTAACATTATTGAAGCTGCTATTTAAAAGCTAGTGATTCTAGGCAGTTTTAGATATGAGGCATCCACACTGTGGAAATATTCCTATGAAACTCCATTCTGAGTGGACTGCACTTAACAGTATTGGACTAAGTACTGGACATACTCCTCTAGACACATGCTAATTTATTCAGGGGGGACCATATTAAATTAGCATATGTTCAGAAGGAGGAAGCAACCTGAACAGTGAGAGGTTAGAAAACATGATATGTGaggaatggttaaaaaaaaaaaaaaaagcccatgtgATTAGCTTGGAGAAAAGAGGTAGTCTTGTGGTATAGCACGAAGGGCTTTAGTCTGAAACTCAGGAAACCTACTGGGTGGGAGCATTCCTTGCAAGTCAGCTCTTCTACCCTCCAAATCCCTAGCATCCCCTTTCTTCCCTTGGGTCTTCTGGGATGACTGGGCCAGGACAGAGGGCAGTTCCTAGGGATCCCTCACAGCTCCTCATAGTTCTACTATTTATCAGTAAACCCCTTCACTTCATCTTTACAAACTTTATCATGGTCTCATCTCtacattaagttttttaaaaatcatatgattctAGGATTTTGTGGCAGAAAGAGTAAATTTGCTGCACTAGAACAAAGGGATAAGAGCTGTCAGAGGGCATATTTCAGCAtaatataagagaaaaagagaacttttCTCACTGAAATTAAGTGTTAAGGCCAGGCTGGGTTACTGGACACTAGAGTTATTCCAGCAGAGGATGATGACCAATTGTTGGGAGACTGTGAAGGAATTCCTATGCTGGGTGAGGCTTTGGTCCTGTCCAATTCTCAGCTCCTATGATTCATTCTGCTGGCTACTCCTACAGGCTCTCCACCCGCTATTAGCAGGCCCTTTGAAGCAATCAGCTTCTCTCCTCCATCTCTTTCCCAGGAGCAGTCCAAGGCCCAGGACGTTCTAGGAGCAGCGACCCTTCTGCTGGAGGGTGTGATGGCAGCACGGGGACAAGTAGGACCCACTTGCCTCACATCCCTACTGGGACAGCTTTCTGGACAGATCCGCCTCCTCCTTGGAGCCCTGCAGGGCCTCCTTGGAATCCAGGTAGGTCCTCAGTCAAGAGAACTATAGAAATTGTCCTTTTCTGACTCAGTCCCCTTAGAAGACCTGAGGGGAGAAAGAATTCTAGGAATCTTGAGGGTAGAAGAGGTGACCTACCAAGGAGTACTCCCTCCCAACCATAAAGCCTGGGTGCTGATACTTTATCTTTTCCAAGTAGACAAGGGAGGCAGGATATCTGGCCCGGGTCTCTGGCCTCAGGCCCATCCTCTGCCCTCAGCTTCCTCCACAGGGCAGGACCACAGCTCACAAGGATCCCAATGCCATCTTCCTGAGCTTCCAACAGTTGCTCCGAGGAAAGGTGCGTTTCCTGCTGCTTGTGGTGGGGCCCACTCTCTGTGCCAAGCGGGCCCTCCCCACCACAGCTGGCCCAAGCAGTGCCTCTCTATTCCTCACACTACACAAGCTCCCAAACAGGACTTCTGGATTGTTGGAGACAGACACCAGTGTCCCAGCCAGAACTACTGGCTCTGGGCTTCTGAAGAGGCTGCAGAGATTCAGAGCCAAAATTCCTGGTCTGCTGAGCCAAACTGCCAGGTCCCTAGACCAAATCCCTGGACACCTGAACAGGACACATGGACCCTTGAATGGAACTCATGGACTCTTTCCTGGACCTTCACCCAGGGTCCTAGAAGCCCTGGACATTCCTCCAGGAACTTCAGACATGGGCTCCCTGCCACCCTACCTCCAGCCTGGATATTCTCCTTCCCCAAGCCATCCTCCTACTGGACAATACTCACTCTTCTCTTCTTTACCCACCTTGCCCACCCCCATGGTCCAGCTCCAACCCCAAGTTCCTGACCCCTCTGCTATCACACCCAGCTCCACCAGTCCTCTTCTAATTGCAGCCCACCCTCACTTCCAGAATCTTTCTCAGGAAGAGTAAGGCACTGCCAACATCAGGACTGTCTCCTATGTAAAATTCCCTTGCCCAAAGGAGAAGCCCTGGAAGACAACTGCAGCTGTACCAGATTTCCTGGTTTCACCTGAAACCCAGAGCCCTGGTAAAGAGGGACAcccaggaagagaaagggatTGTTTTTCACTGTATATTATAAAACTTCAGAAGCTATTTTTTTAAGCTATCAATAACATTCACCAGAGTAGCTAATTATCTTTGGTCTATTTTCTGCACAAATTACTTGCTACAAAATACAACTTACTGATTTTCTATATGCTCTTATTCATATTCGTACAATAATTCTGCAAAGACCTAGACTGGCCTGGCCTCTAAACAGAGGCAAAGACTAACTTatgtcagaaaacagaaaaaagagctTTGGTTTTCTGCCTAAAACCGAGGTTAGTGTCTTTACCCCCTTTGCCGTCATTCTCAATGGCACTCTGATCTTTTCTTAGGAGACGCTTACTCTTGAGAAATGAGTGAAAAGTTGTCTCTCAGAAAGGCTATCACTACAGAACAGATAACACTGAGCCcatataaataaagaataaatgagagcACCCAAAAGCTACTGAAATGCAAGGTAAAGATATTCTTCTCAGGGGGCAATAGATCTCCCCCTCCCCTATCCCCACCTCCCAAAAAAAGCTAACAGGAAGCCTTGGAAAGCCTCACACCCCAGGTAAGTTTGTGCAGACAGTTCAGTCAAGACAAAACCTGGATGTAGCAGCTGAGCAAACAGCCAGAGCTTCAGCCCCTCAGCAGGAAGCTTCACCAGGCACGggttcctgcctccctcctgtggAGGTCA
The DNA window shown above is from Manis javanica isolate MJ-LG chromosome 3, MJ_LKY, whole genome shotgun sequence and carries:
- the THPO gene encoding thrombopoietin isoform X5, whose amino-acid sequence is MTTVRVLAILGWIEPRPSSLAHLCPTQLCPEVQEPKPPPWPPEGFRGEAPYREPLQADSPARMERTELLLVVILLLTSRLTPSSPAPPACDPRLLNKLLRDSHVLHSRLSQCPDVKPLSTPVLLPAVDFSLGEWKSQTEQSKAQDVLGAATLLLEGVMAARGQVGPTCLTSLLGQLSGQIRLLLGALQGLLGIQGRTTAHKDPNAIFLSFQQLLRGKDFWIVGDRHQCPSQNYWLWASEEAAEIQSQNSWSAEPNCQVPRPNPWTPEQDTWTLEWNSWTLSWTFTQGPRSPGHSSRNFRHGLPATLPPAWIFSFPKPSSYWTILTLLFFTHLAHPHGPAPTPSS
- the THPO gene encoding thrombopoietin isoform X1; this encodes MTTVRVLAILGWIEPRPSSLAHLCPTQLCPEVQEPKPPPWPPEGFRGEAPYREPLQADSPARMERTELLLVVILLLTSRLTPSSPAPPACDPRLLNKLLRDSHVLHSRLSQCPDVKPLSTPVLLPAVDFSLGEWKSQTEQSKAQDVLGAATLLLEGVMAARGQVGPTCLTSLLGQLSGQIRLLLGALQGLLGIQLPPQGRTTAHKDPNAIFLSFQQLLRGKVRFLLLVVGPTLCAKRALPTTAGPSSASLFLTLHKLPNRTSGLLETDTSVPARTTGSGLLKRLQRFRAKIPGLLSQTARSLDQIPGHLNRTHGPLNGTHGLFPGPSPRVLEALDIPPGTSDMGSLPPYLQPGYSPSPSHPPTGQYSLFSSLPTLPTPMVQLQPQVPDPSAITPSSTSPLLIAAHPHFQNLSQEE
- the THPO gene encoding thrombopoietin isoform X3, with amino-acid sequence MERTELLLVVILLLTSRLTPSSPAPPACDPRLLNKLLRDSHVLHSRLSQCPDVKPLSTPVLLPAVDFSLGEWKSQTEQSKAQDVLGAATLLLEGVMAARGQVGPTCLTSLLGQLSGQIRLLLGALQGLLGIQLPPQGRTTAHKDPNAIFLSFQQLLRGKVRFLLLVVGPTLCAKRALPTTAGPSSASLFLTLHKLPNRTSGLLETDTSVPARTTGSGLLKRLQRFRAKIPGLLSQTARSLDQIPGHLNRTHGPLNGTHGLFPGPSPRVLEALDIPPGTSDMGSLPPYLQPGYSPSPSHPPTGQYSLFSSLPTLPTPMVQLQPQVPDPSAITPSSTSPLLIAAHPHFQNLSQEE
- the THPO gene encoding thrombopoietin isoform X6: MTTVRVLAILGWIEPRPSSLAHLCPTQLCPEVQEPKPPPWPPEGFRGEAPYREPLQADSPARMERTELLLVVILLLTSRLTPSSPAPPACDPRLLNKLLRDSHVLHSRLSQCPDVKPLSTPVLLPAVDFSLGEWKSQTEQSKAQDVLGAATLLLEGVMAARGQVGPTCLTSLLGQLSGQIRLLLGALQGLLGIQLPPQGRTTAHKDPNAIFLSFQQLLRGKNLSQEE
- the THPO gene encoding thrombopoietin isoform X2 → MTTVRVLAILGWIEPRPSSLAHLCPTQLCPEVQEPKPPPWPPEGFRGEAPYREPLQADSPARMERTELLLVVILLLTSRLTPSSPAPPACDPRLLNKLLRDSHVLHSRLSQCPDVKPLSTPVLLPAVDFSLGEWKSQTEQSKAQDVLGAATLLLEGVMAARGQVGPTCLTSLLGQLSGQIRLLLGALQGLLGIQGRTTAHKDPNAIFLSFQQLLRGKVRFLLLVVGPTLCAKRALPTTAGPSSASLFLTLHKLPNRTSGLLETDTSVPARTTGSGLLKRLQRFRAKIPGLLSQTARSLDQIPGHLNRTHGPLNGTHGLFPGPSPRVLEALDIPPGTSDMGSLPPYLQPGYSPSPSHPPTGQYSLFSSLPTLPTPMVQLQPQVPDPSAITPSSTSPLLIAAHPHFQNLSQEE
- the THPO gene encoding thrombopoietin isoform X4, whose protein sequence is MTTVRVLAILGWIEPRPSSLAHLCPTQLCPEVQEPKPPPWPPEGFRGEAPYREPLQADSPARMERTELLLVVILLLTSRLTPSSPAPPACDPRLLNKLLRDSHVLHSRLSQCPDVKPLSTPVLLPAVDFSLGEWKSQTEQSKAQDVLGAATLLLEGVMAARGQVGPTCLTSLLGQLSGQIRLLLGALQGLLGIQLPPQGRTTAHKDPNAIFLSFQQLLRGKDFWIVGDRHQCPSQNYWLWASEEAAEIQSQNSWSAEPNCQVPRPNPWTPEQDTWTLEWNSWTLSWTFTQGPRSPGHSSRNFRHGLPATLPPAWIFSFPKPSSYWTILTLLFFTHLAHPHGPAPTPSS
- the THPO gene encoding thrombopoietin isoform X7, producing the protein MTTVRVLAILGWIEPRPSSLAHLCPTQLCPEVQEPKPPPWPPEGFRGEAPYREPLQADSPARMERTELLLVVILLLTSRLTPSSPAPPACDPRLLNKLLRDSHVLHSRLSQCPDVKPLSTPVLLPAVDFSLGEWKSQTEQSKAQDVLGAATLLLEGVMAARGQVGPTCLTSLLGQLSGQIRLLLGALQGLLGIQDHSSQGSQCHLPELPTVAPRKGAFPAACGGAHSLCQAGPPHHSWPKQCLSIPHTTQAPKQDFWIVGDRHQCPSQNYWLWASEEAAEIQSQNSWSAEPNCQVPRPNPWTPEQDTWTLEWNSWTLSWTFTQGPRSPGHSSRNFRHGLPATLPPAWIFSFPKPSSYWTILTLLFFTHLAHPHGPAPTPSS